One Paraburkholderia kururiensis DNA window includes the following coding sequences:
- a CDS encoding PHA/PHB synthase family protein, which produces MTEANAQPLAPAKALTPENEPVSGKPAKRTKARKGTARHSGRAIEPVEVTLHPDRLPARATRDDPLDRAAHAALAMATGGLSPASMALAWLDWSMHLAASPGKCLELTLRAWRDAWLPGAGSALAASSAPQVLLGATHGAARGTRSGATQNEQPAAATADPRFAAPAWSLWPFCVYRDTFLGMQRWWEDATTGVPGVERHHEELARFGARQWIDAWSPGNFVATNPAVLEATAKTGGTNFVAGAQHWLADFEDMASRHVVGRPRSPSAYQPGRDVAVTPGKVVWRNALCELLQYAPSTAHVAREPVFIVPSWIMKYYILDLQPHDSLVRFLVDQGYTVFMMSWRNPGAEARDLGLNDYLSDGLLAALGQVRERCAEPVHAVGYCLGGTLLAVAAATLARDGHTDALRSVTLLAAQTDFTEPGELGLFIDASELAALDALMWRQGYLDGAQMAAAFQLLNARDLIWSRMMSEYLLGRRSKPNDLMAWNADTTRLPYRMHTEYLHSLFLDNDLAAGRYHVDGRNVALSDIEWPMFMVGTERDHVSPWRSVYKLLLFTHNPVTFLLTAGGHNAGIVSEPGHAGRHYRCATRERGAPYRGRQEFLDETPVTEGSWWPRWTAWLRTQSSGEVKARAVPDGLCDAPGTYIFEP; this is translated from the coding sequence ATGACCGAGGCCAACGCACAGCCGCTCGCGCCGGCCAAGGCGCTCACGCCTGAAAACGAGCCGGTTTCGGGGAAACCCGCGAAGCGCACGAAGGCGCGCAAGGGCACCGCGCGTCATTCGGGGCGGGCCATCGAGCCCGTCGAGGTCACGCTGCATCCCGACCGGCTGCCTGCGCGCGCCACCCGCGACGATCCGCTCGATCGCGCCGCGCACGCCGCGCTCGCCATGGCAACGGGCGGTCTCTCGCCGGCTTCGATGGCGCTCGCCTGGCTCGACTGGAGCATGCATCTGGCGGCGTCGCCGGGAAAATGTCTGGAGCTGACGCTGCGCGCCTGGCGCGATGCCTGGCTGCCGGGCGCGGGCAGCGCGCTCGCGGCATCGAGCGCGCCTCAGGTCCTGCTGGGCGCAACGCACGGTGCAGCGAGGGGTACAAGATCGGGCGCAACGCAAAACGAACAACCGGCCGCAGCCACTGCCGACCCGCGCTTCGCCGCGCCGGCCTGGTCGCTCTGGCCGTTCTGCGTGTATCGCGACACGTTTCTCGGCATGCAGCGATGGTGGGAAGACGCCACCACGGGCGTGCCCGGCGTGGAGCGGCATCACGAAGAACTCGCGCGCTTCGGCGCGAGGCAATGGATCGACGCGTGGTCGCCCGGCAATTTCGTGGCGACGAATCCGGCCGTGCTCGAAGCCACGGCGAAGACGGGCGGCACGAACTTCGTCGCGGGCGCGCAGCACTGGCTCGCGGACTTCGAAGACATGGCGAGCCGTCACGTGGTGGGCCGCCCGCGCAGCCCGTCGGCCTACCAGCCGGGCCGCGACGTGGCCGTCACGCCGGGCAAGGTGGTGTGGCGCAACGCGCTCTGCGAGCTGCTGCAATACGCGCCCAGCACGGCACACGTGGCGCGCGAACCGGTGTTCATCGTGCCGTCGTGGATCATGAAGTACTACATCCTCGACCTGCAGCCGCACGATTCGCTGGTGCGCTTCCTTGTCGATCAGGGCTATACGGTCTTCATGATGTCGTGGCGCAATCCGGGCGCCGAAGCGCGCGACCTGGGCCTCAACGACTATCTTTCCGATGGCCTGCTCGCGGCACTCGGCCAGGTGCGCGAGCGCTGCGCCGAGCCCGTGCATGCGGTGGGCTATTGCCTCGGCGGCACGCTGCTCGCCGTCGCCGCGGCGACGCTCGCACGCGACGGTCACACGGACGCGCTGCGCTCCGTCACGCTGCTCGCGGCGCAAACCGATTTCACGGAGCCCGGCGAACTCGGCCTCTTCATCGACGCGAGCGAACTGGCCGCGCTCGATGCGCTGATGTGGCGCCAGGGCTATCTGGACGGCGCGCAGATGGCCGCCGCGTTCCAACTGCTCAACGCGCGCGACCTGATCTGGTCGCGCATGATGAGCGAGTACCTGCTGGGGCGCCGCTCGAAGCCCAACGACCTGATGGCCTGGAACGCCGACACCACGCGCCTGCCGTATCGCATGCACACGGAGTACCTGCACAGCCTGTTTCTCGACAACGACCTCGCGGCCGGCCGCTATCACGTGGACGGACGCAACGTGGCGCTCTCCGACATCGAATGGCCCATGTTCATGGTGGGCACCGAACGCGACCACGTGTCGCCGTGGCGCTCCGTCTACAAGCTGCTGCTCTTCACGCACAACCCGGTCACGTTCCTGCTGACGGCGGGCGGTCACAACGCGGGCATCGTCTCCGAGCCGGGGCACGCCGGGCGTCACTACCGCTGCGCCACGCGCGAGCGCGGCGCGCCGTATCGCGGACGCCAGGAATTTCTCGACGAAACGCCCGTCACCGAAGGCTCATGGTGGCCGCGCTGGACCGCATGGCTGCGTACGCAGTCGAGCGGTGAAGTGAAAGCGCGCGCCGTGCCGGACGGCCTTTGCGATGCCCCCGGCACCTACATCTTCGAACCATGA
- a CDS encoding bifunctional enoyl-CoA hydratase/phosphate acetyltransferase: MNDILKTDDEQALEFDTRVPVGGVTQPLVVGLPGLLPAANGETPALLAMAHRCGPVRTAIVHPCDAASLAALVEASVGRGAGFIDPVIVAPRRKVEAAAAQARIDLAGIPIEDVPHSHAAAQHAVELAARGQVHALMKGSLHTDELMGAVVAPASGLQTGRRISHCFLLHAPAYERPFIITDAAVNIAPDLAQKFEIARNAIGLAHSLGVEEPRMAVLCAVETVNPQMHSTIDAAALAKMADRGQLAGAVVDGPLAFDNAISDVAARMKGITSPVAGRADILLVPDIEAGNMLAKQLEFLGGAASAGIVLGARVPIVLTSRADSVPGRIASCALAAILGARERDGAG, translated from the coding sequence ATGAACGACATCCTCAAGACAGACGACGAACAGGCGCTCGAGTTCGACACGCGCGTGCCCGTAGGCGGCGTGACCCAGCCGCTCGTGGTGGGACTGCCGGGCCTCTTGCCCGCCGCGAACGGCGAGACGCCCGCGCTGCTCGCCATGGCGCATCGGTGCGGTCCGGTGCGCACGGCCATCGTGCATCCGTGCGACGCAGCGAGCCTCGCCGCGCTGGTGGAGGCCAGCGTGGGCCGCGGCGCGGGCTTCATCGACCCGGTGATCGTCGCGCCGCGTCGCAAGGTAGAAGCGGCAGCCGCGCAGGCGCGCATCGATCTGGCCGGCATTCCGATCGAAGACGTGCCGCACAGTCACGCGGCCGCACAGCACGCCGTGGAGCTGGCCGCGCGCGGCCAGGTGCATGCGCTCATGAAAGGCAGCCTGCACACCGACGAACTGATGGGCGCCGTGGTGGCGCCGGCCTCCGGTCTGCAGACGGGCCGACGCATTTCGCACTGTTTCCTGCTGCACGCGCCGGCCTACGAGCGTCCGTTCATCATCACGGACGCCGCCGTCAATATCGCACCGGACCTCGCGCAGAAGTTCGAGATTGCGCGCAACGCGATTGGCTTGGCGCACTCGCTCGGCGTGGAGGAACCGCGCATGGCTGTGCTGTGCGCCGTGGAGACCGTGAACCCGCAGATGCATTCCACCATCGACGCCGCCGCGCTCGCCAAGATGGCCGACCGCGGGCAGCTGGCGGGCGCTGTCGTGGACGGCCCGCTCGCGTTCGACAACGCGATCTCCGACGTCGCTGCGCGCATGAAGGGCATTACCTCGCCGGTGGCGGGCCGCGCCGACATCCTGCTCGTGCCCGACATCGAAGCCGGCAACATGCTCGCGAAGCAGCTGGAGTTTCTGGGCGGCGCGGCGAGCGCCGGCATCGTGCTGGGCGCGCGCGTGCCCATCGTGCTGACGAGCCGCGCGGACAGCGTGCCGGGGCGCATCGCGTCGTGCGCGCTCGCAGCGATTCTGGGCGCGCGCGAACGCGACGGCGCGGGCTGA
- a CDS encoding Hsp20/alpha crystallin family protein, whose protein sequence is MSNLTRYDPFSLEPVSDLFQGLFRPLRGIAPAEEEQLAAMKIDVTEDDKAYTVKAELPGVERNDIDVKIDGNLVSINAKVERNKELKEGERVVRRERYSGAFSRSFTLAADVDEAGATAQYKDGVLALTLPKKAPTARKRLEIQ, encoded by the coding sequence ATGAGCAATCTGACCCGTTACGACCCGTTTTCGCTCGAACCTGTCAGCGACCTGTTCCAGGGGCTGTTCCGGCCGCTGCGCGGTATCGCGCCCGCGGAGGAAGAACAGCTCGCCGCCATGAAGATCGACGTGACGGAAGACGACAAGGCCTACACCGTGAAGGCCGAGTTGCCGGGCGTGGAGCGCAACGACATCGACGTGAAGATCGACGGCAATCTGGTGTCGATCAACGCGAAGGTGGAGCGCAACAAGGAACTGAAGGAAGGCGAGCGCGTGGTGCGTCGCGAGCGCTATTCGGGCGCGTTCAGCCGTTCCTTCACGCTCGCCGCGGATGTGGACGAAGCCGGCGCCACGGCGCAGTACAAGGACGGCGTGCTCGCGCTGACGCTGCCGAAGAAGGCCCCCACGGCGCGCAAGCGTCTCGAGATCCAGTAA
- a CDS encoding MBL fold metallo-hydrolase RNA specificity domain-containing protein, translating into MKLTFLGATETVTGSKYLLEAGGLRILIDCGLFQGTKNLRLRNWGELPVPADSLDAVILTHAHIDHSGYLPVLARSGYRGPVYCTPGTLDLCEVMLRDSARLQEEEAEFANRHGYSKHHPALPLYTVDDAERVLRQFVPRDFDVPTPLNERVAFRLLPAGHILGAASVVLCCGHKLIAFSGDLGRPNDPIMRAPAPPVHANYLVVESTYGDRLHEPGDPIDELEALFSKTFARGGVVVMPCFAVGRAQEILHYIAQLKVAGRMPNVPVYLDSPMATSVTDIYRHHLRDHRLTLSQAEAIGKAAVMVRTVDQSKAIGEHRGPMVIIAGSGMATGGRVLHHLKAYAPDPRNTIALVGYQAAGTRGAALAAHEPSIKIHGEYVRVRAHVEMISSLSAHADYSETLAWLGQLSLAPERTFVTHGEPAAADALRRRIEETLHWRCEVPTWMQSVELPELPDHPDAEPCKA; encoded by the coding sequence ATGAAACTCACTTTTCTCGGCGCGACCGAAACCGTCACCGGCTCGAAATATCTGCTCGAAGCGGGCGGGCTGCGCATTCTCATCGACTGCGGGCTGTTTCAGGGCACGAAGAACCTGCGGCTGCGCAACTGGGGCGAACTGCCCGTGCCGGCCGATTCGCTCGACGCCGTGATCCTCACGCATGCGCACATCGACCACAGCGGCTACCTGCCCGTGCTCGCGCGCAGCGGCTATCGCGGGCCGGTGTACTGCACGCCGGGTACGCTCGATCTGTGCGAAGTCATGCTGCGCGACAGCGCGCGGCTCCAGGAAGAAGAAGCCGAATTCGCGAACCGGCATGGCTATTCGAAGCACCATCCCGCGCTGCCGCTCTACACGGTGGACGATGCGGAGCGCGTGTTGCGCCAGTTCGTGCCGCGCGATTTCGACGTGCCCACGCCGCTCAACGAACGCGTCGCGTTCCGGCTCTTGCCGGCGGGCCACATTCTGGGCGCCGCGAGCGTGGTGCTCTGCTGCGGGCACAAGCTCATCGCGTTCTCGGGCGACCTGGGACGCCCGAACGATCCCATCATGCGAGCGCCCGCACCGCCCGTGCACGCGAACTATCTCGTGGTGGAGTCCACCTACGGCGACCGTCTGCACGAGCCGGGCGACCCCATCGACGAACTGGAAGCGCTCTTTTCGAAGACCTTCGCGCGCGGCGGCGTGGTGGTCATGCCGTGCTTCGCCGTGGGCCGCGCACAGGAGATTCTTCACTACATCGCGCAGTTGAAGGTGGCGGGCCGCATGCCCAACGTGCCGGTCTATCTGGACAGCCCGATGGCGACGAGCGTGACGGACATCTACCGCCACCATCTGCGCGACCATCGGCTCACGCTTTCGCAGGCGGAGGCCATCGGCAAGGCGGCGGTCATGGTGCGCACGGTGGATCAGTCGAAGGCCATCGGCGAGCATCGCGGGCCGATGGTGATCATTGCCGGCAGCGGCATGGCCACGGGCGGTCGCGTGCTGCATCACCTGAAGGCTTACGCGCCGGACCCGCGCAACACCATCGCGCTGGTCGGCTACCAGGCGGCCGGCACGCGCGGCGCGGCGCTCGCAGCGCACGAACCGTCCATCAAGATTCACGGCGAATATGTGCGCGTGCGCGCCCACGTGGAGATGATCTCCTCGCTCTCGGCGCATGCCGACTACAGCGAAACGCTCGCGTGGCTGGGCCAGCTTTCCCTTGCGCCCGAACGCACCTTCGTCACGCACGGCGAGCCCGCGGCCGCGGACGCCCTGCGCCGCCGCATCGAAGAAACGCTGCACTGGCGCTGCGAAGTGCCCACATGGATGCAGAGCGTGGAGCTGCCCGAGTTGCCGGATCACCCCGACGCCGAGCCTTGCAAGGCGTAG
- a CDS encoding flavodoxin has translation MPAARILVVYFSRSGVTARLASMLAGALHADLEAIRESGADRDPARSGVRGYLRSVVEAVRQRPAAIEPSTHDPAAYDVVIVGSPVWARSVSSPVRAWLVAHRASLKHVAFFCSLGGSGAANVFDQMRMITGKPPIAQCEVTASDLHAGKDQRLIAEFAQRIGQRLTVLNTVEWTL, from the coding sequence ATGCCGGCTGCCCGCATCCTCGTGGTCTATTTCTCCCGCTCCGGCGTCACGGCGCGTCTTGCGTCCATGCTTGCCGGCGCGCTGCATGCCGACCTCGAAGCCATCCGCGAAAGCGGTGCCGACCGTGACCCTGCGCGCAGCGGCGTGCGCGGCTATCTGCGTTCGGTCGTGGAAGCGGTACGGCAGCGGCCCGCAGCCATCGAGCCGTCCACGCACGATCCCGCGGCTTACGACGTCGTGATCGTCGGCTCGCCGGTGTGGGCGCGCAGCGTGAGTTCGCCGGTGCGCGCCTGGCTCGTGGCGCACCGCGCATCGCTGAAACACGTGGCCTTTTTTTGCAGCCTGGGCGGCAGCGGCGCGGCGAACGTGTTCGACCAGATGCGCATGATTACCGGCAAGCCGCCCATCGCGCAGTGCGAAGTGACGGCGAGCGACCTGCACGCCGGCAAAGATCAACGGCTGATCGCGGAATTCGCGCAGCGTATCGGCCAGCGCCTGACCGTGCTCAACACGGTCGAGTGGACCTTGTGA
- a CDS encoding CBS domain-containing protein — protein sequence MKVEECHSQGTVHIPMSCNVQEAAAQMRAQHVGALIVTDPAGDRIVGIVTDRDIVIESVAKGTSPTDTLVGEVMTPRVATIDEKADLADAMQTMASQGVRRLAVTREGASIVGVLSLDDVVEALGRDWTLLASVVRHEQNRERTASVQTPLPM from the coding sequence ATGAAAGTCGAGGAATGCCATAGCCAGGGGACGGTGCATATCCCCATGTCGTGCAACGTTCAGGAAGCGGCCGCGCAGATGCGCGCGCAGCACGTGGGCGCGCTCATAGTGACCGACCCCGCGGGCGATCGCATCGTGGGCATCGTGACGGATCGCGACATCGTGATCGAGTCCGTGGCCAAAGGCACGTCGCCCACCGACACGCTCGTGGGCGAAGTGATGACGCCGCGCGTCGCGACGATCGACGAAAAGGCCGACCTTGCCGACGCCATGCAGACCATGGCGAGCCAGGGCGTGCGGCGGCTCGCGGTGACGCGCGAGGGCGCGAGCATCGTGGGCGTGCTGTCGCTCGACGACGTGGTGGAGGCGCTGGGCCGCGACTGGACGCTGCTCGCCAGCGTCGTGCGTCACGAACAGAACCGCGAACGCACGGCGAGCGTGCAAACGCCGCTGCCGATGTGA
- a CDS encoding DUF47 family protein — MQKIEAVDAMGQRSLLLPAWIQQALAANERLKLYLSVLQAAASHADHPEREALDFSAEMAAAQTDAPWLRNLAATASRVDDALLLPELPRLAKHLAEELATMARPLVETEADRDTQDTTLRTRVAHWSAWLNALNGDQLTTAQLRALTSGERGGERGGEHAGEDSLHLLVMDLHRQLNQLAAALATEDVEGAHVWHVLPDDKPRIAAFMRGLNRTAPLRFDHPGLGTAATRDGTRLLLQNDIGENDVHVLVVQVEGRTVTLRYSDLHRVRFEFFQSLLQPYGARWGNLESKIEARLNEGDAFTFGTAWFECADDAALDATLEGIGSRIVFLIDWNRARKRLLPFVGKAGAIAVLKEAARLDAGHMAWLKCGGEALVYAAMQDVGQGAFRTFRIGDRLDTVLGDEDAQAFLVEVLRLASEALLAGQPAALVADETRLLLARSVRHRSEEFELLEEHAAYCHALAQAVSDGLEHDVLQSVESGAAMAASREPASAAQDLAARAKRWERQADHLVMRAREEAQRQPRWQPFAHVAELSDDIADALEEAAFLMSLIADGHQQGFADDVRETLLQLARAVLSAMQEHIKALAIARDLGSGADMTDSDAFLAATWNVLRSERQCDELLRQARRAMLASLRDAPALMLANDLAQALELASDRLLAAGYALRDVVFGQTGERR, encoded by the coding sequence ATGCAAAAAATCGAAGCCGTCGACGCCATGGGGCAGCGCAGTCTGCTGCTGCCCGCATGGATCCAGCAGGCCCTCGCTGCCAACGAGCGCCTGAAGCTCTATCTGAGCGTGTTGCAGGCCGCGGCCTCGCACGCGGATCACCCCGAGCGCGAGGCGCTCGATTTCTCGGCCGAAATGGCCGCCGCGCAAACCGACGCACCGTGGCTGCGCAATCTTGCGGCCACTGCTTCGCGCGTGGACGACGCGTTGCTGCTGCCCGAACTGCCGCGCCTCGCGAAACACCTCGCCGAAGAACTCGCGACGATGGCGCGCCCGCTCGTCGAGACCGAGGCGGACCGCGACACGCAGGACACGACGTTGCGCACGCGCGTGGCGCACTGGAGCGCATGGCTCAATGCGCTCAACGGCGACCAGCTCACCACGGCGCAACTGCGCGCGCTCACGAGCGGAGAACGCGGCGGCGAGCGCGGCGGCGAGCATGCCGGCGAAGACAGCCTGCATCTGCTCGTCATGGACCTGCATCGCCAGCTCAACCAGCTCGCGGCCGCGCTCGCCACCGAAGACGTGGAGGGCGCGCACGTCTGGCACGTGCTGCCCGACGACAAGCCGCGCATCGCCGCCTTCATGCGGGGCCTCAACCGCACGGCGCCGTTGCGCTTCGATCACCCCGGCCTCGGCACGGCGGCCACGCGCGACGGCACGCGGCTGCTGCTGCAAAACGACATCGGCGAAAACGATGTGCACGTGCTCGTCGTGCAGGTGGAAGGGCGCACCGTCACGCTGCGCTATTCGGACCTGCATCGTGTGCGCTTCGAGTTCTTCCAGTCGCTGCTGCAGCCGTACGGGGCGCGCTGGGGCAATCTCGAATCGAAGATCGAGGCGCGCCTGAACGAGGGCGACGCGTTCACCTTCGGCACCGCGTGGTTCGAGTGCGCCGACGATGCCGCGCTCGACGCCACGCTCGAAGGCATCGGTTCGCGCATCGTGTTTCTGATCGACTGGAACCGCGCGCGCAAGCGGCTGCTGCCGTTCGTCGGCAAGGCGGGCGCGATCGCGGTGCTCAAAGAGGCCGCGCGGCTCGACGCGGGGCACATGGCGTGGCTCAAGTGCGGCGGCGAGGCGCTCGTGTACGCGGCCATGCAGGACGTAGGGCAGGGCGCATTCCGCACGTTTCGCATCGGCGACCGGCTCGACACCGTGCTCGGCGACGAAGACGCGCAGGCGTTCCTTGTCGAAGTGCTGCGGCTTGCGAGCGAGGCGCTGCTCGCCGGGCAACCCGCTGCGCTCGTGGCCGACGAAACGCGTCTCCTGCTCGCGCGCAGCGTGCGCCATCGCAGCGAGGAGTTCGAGCTGCTCGAAGAGCACGCGGCGTATTGTCATGCGTTGGCACAGGCCGTGAGCGACGGACTGGAGCATGACGTGTTGCAGTCCGTGGAAAGCGGCGCGGCAATGGCTGCTTCGCGTGAACCTGCCAGTGCCGCGCAGGACCTCGCCGCGCGTGCCAAGCGCTGGGAGCGCCAGGCCGACCATCTCGTCATGCGCGCCCGCGAAGAAGCGCAGCGTCAGCCGCGCTGGCAGCCGTTTGCGCACGTAGCCGAACTCTCCGACGACATCGCGGACGCCCTCGAAGAAGCCGCGTTCCTGATGAGCCTGATCGCGGACGGCCACCAGCAAGGGTTCGCCGACGACGTGCGCGAGACGCTGTTGCAGTTGGCGCGCGCGGTGCTCTCGGCCATGCAGGAGCACATCAAGGCGCTCGCCATCGCGCGCGACCTCGGCTCTGGCGCGGACATGACCGACAGCGACGCGTTTCTCGCGGCCACCTGGAACGTGCTGCGTTCCGAGCGGCAATGCGACGAACTGCTGCGCCAGGCCCGCCGCGCGATGCTCGCGAGCCTGCGCGACGCGCCCGCGCTGATGCTTGCGAACGATCTGGCGCAGGCCCTGGAACTCGCATCGGACCGCTTGCTCGCCGCGGGCTACGCGTTGCGCGACGTCGTGTTCGGACAAACGGGAGAGCGCCGATGA
- a CDS encoding PEP/pyruvate-binding domain-containing protein: MQTAPLTATVADGRNGNGHWPEDVHLIGCGGPQRGAAKAAGDEHAQRNDERPAAVREPGHPDAALVAQIGFKAYGLSRMAALGLPVPPAFVLGTGYCSSDSARRRAVERAVWGPPLQRMEQACGQRFGDPRMPLFVAVRSGAPVSMPGMLDTLLDIGLCDATVPGFLRQTGNPRLVWDTYRRLVASYGELIDGISPQVFADEYAALTGVGGAATGADERGGLDFAQLRQLTRRYLAAYERAAGHPFPQAPEAQLAGAIGAVLASWQSEKAVAFRRQCGIREDVGTAVTVQAMVFGNGGGRSGAGVGFTRDPSTGERAPWVDFLFNAQGEDVVSGRREAFGHDELARVMPAVWDALRDAASRLEQAFGDMQDFEFTVQDGRLFLLQTRSGKRTPQAAVQIALDLLDEGVIDASTARERTAAIADSALSRTRVVSAGAASGHDGDAQPPVPPVPLVPLARAASATSGVAAGEIALDEPAARERHAAGRPVILVRRDADTHDLVALQAAVGLLTRRGARTSHAAVVARQLGKVCLTGCESLQIDDAARTVQIGGRTFREGDTLTLDGNEGAIYAGETRTVTEPLTELRTRLARLRSA; this comes from the coding sequence ATGCAGACCGCCCCACTGACCGCCACCGTCGCGGACGGGCGCAACGGCAACGGCCATTGGCCGGAAGACGTGCATCTGATCGGCTGCGGCGGGCCGCAACGTGGCGCAGCGAAAGCTGCGGGCGACGAACACGCGCAGCGAAACGACGAACGCCCCGCCGCCGTTCGCGAACCCGGACACCCCGACGCCGCGCTCGTCGCGCAGATCGGCTTCAAGGCCTACGGACTCTCGCGCATGGCGGCGCTCGGCTTGCCGGTGCCGCCGGCCTTCGTGCTCGGCACCGGCTATTGCAGCAGCGACAGCGCTCGCCGGCGTGCCGTCGAGCGCGCGGTATGGGGCCCGCCGCTGCAACGCATGGAGCAGGCGTGCGGCCAGCGCTTCGGCGACCCGCGCATGCCGCTCTTTGTGGCCGTGCGTTCGGGTGCGCCGGTCTCGATGCCGGGCATGCTCGACACGCTGCTCGACATCGGCCTGTGCGATGCCACCGTGCCGGGTTTCTTGCGGCAGACCGGGAACCCGCGGCTGGTGTGGGACACCTACCGTCGGCTGGTGGCGAGCTACGGCGAGTTGATCGACGGCATTTCGCCCCAGGTCTTCGCGGACGAATACGCCGCGCTCACCGGCGTGGGCGGCGCGGCCACCGGCGCCGACGAACGCGGCGGCCTGGACTTCGCGCAGTTGCGCCAGCTCACGCGGCGGTATCTCGCCGCCTACGAGCGCGCGGCGGGACATCCGTTTCCACAGGCGCCCGAGGCGCAACTCGCGGGCGCCATCGGCGCCGTGCTGGCGAGCTGGCAGTCGGAGAAGGCCGTCGCGTTCCGGCGGCAGTGCGGTATCCGCGAGGACGTGGGCACCGCCGTCACCGTGCAGGCGATGGTGTTCGGCAACGGCGGCGGACGGTCGGGCGCGGGCGTCGGCTTCACGCGCGACCCGTCCACGGGCGAGCGCGCGCCCTGGGTGGATTTTCTTTTCAACGCGCAGGGCGAAGACGTGGTGTCGGGGCGCCGCGAGGCGTTCGGCCACGACGAGCTGGCGCGTGTGATGCCCGCCGTGTGGGACGCGCTACGCGACGCCGCGAGCCGGCTCGAACAGGCGTTCGGCGACATGCAGGACTTCGAGTTCACCGTGCAGGACGGCCGCCTCTTCCTGTTGCAGACGCGCAGCGGCAAGCGCACGCCGCAGGCCGCGGTGCAGATCGCGCTGGATTTGCTGGACGAAGGCGTGATCGATGCAAGCACCGCGCGCGAACGCACCGCGGCTATCGCCGACTCGGCGCTCTCGCGCACGCGCGTGGTGTCGGCGGGCGCTGCGAGCGGCCATGACGGCGACGCGCAGCCGCCCGTGCCGCCTGTACCGCTCGTGCCGCTCGCCCGCGCGGCAAGCGCGACCAGCGGCGTGGCCGCAGGCGAGATCGCATTGGACGAACCCGCGGCGCGCGAGCGTCACGCCGCGGGGCGCCCCGTGATTCTCGTGCGACGCGACGCGGACACGCACGACCTCGTCGCCTTGCAGGCCGCGGTCGGACTCCTGACACGTCGCGGCGCGCGCACCTCGCACGCGGCGGTGGTCGCGCGGCAACTCGGCAAAGTGTGCCTGACGGGTTGCGAGTCTCTCCAGATCGACGACGCGGCCCGCACGGTGCAGATCGGCGGCCGCACGTTCCGCGAAGGCGACACGCTCACGCTGGACGGCAACGAAGGCGCAATCTACGCGGGCGAGACGCGCACCGTGACGGAGCCGCTGACCGAACTGAGGACGAGGCTGGCCCGCCTGCGGTCGGCCTGA